The following proteins come from a genomic window of Alosa sapidissima isolate fAloSap1 chromosome 22, fAloSap1.pri, whole genome shotgun sequence:
- the ccdc87 gene encoding coiled-coil domain-containing protein 87 isoform X1 has product MRIENNTKRVETYCTIPLLDSSFCDYWTITMDWKENMTVLRNPAGGMKERVHFAQQRDDILPMTQNQMVSYASNAQQMYQKMSLFFQYNSKEDQGEAQDAADSVTEGIGAIPSSLSELCFQMQQRIQTCAVLSPSPEDQEALELVMASELGLIWQDLRVSKPDPTLTWSENQALRHKTFAEVLRLCEQLYLSYLHLQHSLRRRAVFTDAANRSRLAAQMASDCTSVLNVHSIRRDIIAGIKAERKASRTAGKPKSREEHRRPMSDASTVSDRLKLRPPKGKTWQLSKQHRDFIQKDIAEIKEKIGVINLEHVYDLMPHRPEKTVDFNRSGTEKTSPNEDVPLVPTEDEVYNVSDGFFTRLKGCKSMPDLSRETLLDELEMDAPPPRPQSPLVLMVISKPVVQEQTLSMADDLNRLLQDDSSLDNTDPDVDIPPLIKARSYKSSAKLQRLQAVLQSLREKRERLTQSRVPLKKPEHPQAEVVSVPVSSHGTARLAAARVSDRVAPKKININMFPPVYNDVNREIEASSVQWMDRNLFTGAEIKEVCKELSKGLMQQYLSFEEDPMIEPYMSQAKLNRLKKNPNQLINSALKNSISSKKRADAPMDLKKPSDVTSRAYTAWFQWWKSHLSLDDFLRYLTTQELDYLAVVFQLLDNETKKDSEEDKRKALQQQRDEKKRARTKKMEALKRMKQEYVMGVWNVNSVLLGGLWKDPVLEEENSPDEEEAPAGTQNLVVQEQRDVQVDSDQLKPRLERIWTVLCLPDGLRLDMAIKYSSQAYRDQLEKAIVAWEQAARLIQQREMVLSKLEVFEWEASDPNRFFHPGYNGTSSARLNESKQREEMNTQLASLERDLTKIISDISHCFRDTVTYNGRPYQEKMRWDRTEMLYWLQQERRVQSLERVVTRKGLLPTRLPPLELAHAHPTPQTYSPKDQILCREKLQPSPSISHIQLCVSNLNLSNVTK; this is encoded by the exons ATGCGCATAGAAAATAACACCAAACGCGTCGAAACATACTGCACGATCCCCTTACTTGATTCTTCATTCTGTGACTATTGGACTATTACTATGGATTGGAAGGAAAATATGACTGTACTGAGAAATCCTGCTGGAGGTATGAAGGAACGCGTCCATTTCGCCCAGCAACGCGATGATATCCTTCCCATGACACAGAATCAGATGGTTTCCTACGCAAGCAACGCTCAACAGATGTACCAGAAAATGTCTCTGTTTTTCCAATATAACAGCAAGGAGGACCAAG GGGAAGCCCAGGACGCTGCAGATTCAGTGACCGAGGGCATTGGAGCCATTCCCTCTTCACTGTCTGAGCTCTGCTTTCAAATGCAGCAGAGGATACAAACGTGTGCTGTTCTATCACCCTCTCCAGAGGACCAGGAAGCATTA GAATTGGTGATGGCGTCCGAACTAGGGCTGATCTGGCAGGACCTGCGGGTCTCTAAACCGGACCCCACGCTGACGTGGAGCGAGAACCAGGCCCTGCGGCACAAGACCTTCGCCGAGGTGCTGCGCCTGTGTGAGCAGCTCTACCTGAGCTACCTGCACCTGCAGCACAGCCTGAGGCGCCGTGCCGTCTTCACCGACGCCGCCAACCGTAGCCGCCTGGCAGCGCAGATGGCTTCCGACTGCACCAGCGT GTTGAATGTGCACTCTATCCGGCGAGACATTATTGCAGGGATCAAAGCTGAGCGCAAGGCCAGCAGGACCGCTGGGAAACCGAAGTCCAGAGAGGAACACAGGCGGCCGATGTCAGATGCGTCCACTGTCTCAGACAGATTGAAGCTCAGGCCACCCAAAGGGAAGACGTGGCAGCTCTCCAAACAGCACAGAGACTTCATCCAGAAAGACattgcagag ATCAAGGAGAAAATTGGGGTGATCAATCTGGAACATGTGTATGATCTCATGCCCCATCGCCCGGAGAAGACAGTGGACTTCAACAGGAGCGGAACAGAAAAGACAA gcCCAAATGAAGACGTACCCCTGGTCCCTACTGAGGATGAAGTGTACAATGTCTCTGATGGTTTCTTCACCAGACTCAAG GGGTGTAAGTCCATGCCGGACCTGAGCAGAGAGACCCTGCTGGACGAGCTGGAGATGGACGCCCCTCCCCCGCGCCCCCAGTCTCCGCTGGTGCTGATGGTCATTAGCAAACCGGTTGTCCAGGAACAGACCCTCAGTATGGCCGATGACCTCAACAG GTTGCTACAGGATGACTCTTCGCTAGATAACACAGACCCTGATGTGGACATCCCTCCTTTAATCAAAGCCCGATCCTACAAAAGCTCTGCTAAACTGCAGAGGCTCCAGGCAGTCTTACAG AgcctgagagagaagagagagcggCTGACCCAGAGCAGGGTCCCCCTGAAGAAACCCGAGCACCCCCAGGCCGAGGTGGTCAGCGTGCCCGTCTCCTCTCACGGCACTGCCCGCTTGGCCGCAGCCCGGGTCTCTGACCGCGTGGCGCCCAAGAAGATCAACATCAACATGTTCCCGCCAGTCTACAATGATGTCAACAGAGAA ATTGAGGCCTCATCAGTGCAGTGGATGGACCGCAATCTCTTTACTGGTGCTGAAATAAAGGAGGTCTGTAAAGAGTTATCCAAGGGTCTGATGCAACAATACCTCAGCTTTGAAGAG GATCCCATGATTGAGCCGTATATGTCTCAGGCCAAACTCAACAGGCTGAAGAAGAATCCCAATCAACTCATTAATTCTGCGCTGAAGAACAGCATCTCAAGCAA GAAAAGAGCGGACGCTCCTATGGACCTTAAGAAGCCTTCAGACGTGACGTCGCGTGCCTACACAGCCTGGTTTCAGTGGTGGAAGTCTCACTTGTCCCTGGACGACTTTCTGAGGTACCTCACCACACAG gaGTTAGACTACCTGGCTGTGGTGTTCCAGCTGCTTGACAACGAGACCAAGAAGGACAGTGAGGAAGACAAGAGAAAGGCTCTGCAGCAGCAGAGGGATGAGAAGAAAAG AGCTCGGACTAAGAAGATGGAGGCTCTGAAGAGGATGAAGCAGGAGTACGTCATGGGGGTATGGAACGTGAACAGCGTCTTGCTGGGGGGGCTCTGGAAAGACCCAGTCCTGGAAG AGGAGAACAGTCCAGATGAGGAAGAAGCTCCGGCAGGGACACAG AATTTGGTCGTTCAGGAGCAGAGAGACGTACAAGTGGACTCAGACCAGCTGAAGCCCCGTCTGGAACGGATCTGGACGGTTCTGTGCCTGCCGGACGGGCTTCGACTGGACATGGCCATTAAATACAGCTCCCAGGCATACCGAGACCAGCTGGAGAAG GCCATCGTTGCATGGGAGCAGGCTGCTCGTTTGatccagcagagagagatggttCTGTCTAAACTGGAGGTATTTGAGTGGGAGGCGTCAGATCCCAACCGATTTTTCCATCCAG GCTACAATGGCACGTCCAGTGCCAGGCTGAATGAGTctaaacagagagaggagatgaacaCTCAGCTCGCCTCACTGGAGAGAGACCTAACCAAGATCATCAGCGACATCTCACACTGCTTCAGAGACACTGTCACCTACAAT GGTCGGCCCTACCAGGAGAAGATGCGCTGGGATCGCACGGAGATGCTCTACTGGCTGCAGCAGGAGCGGCGTGTCCAGTCTCTGGAGAGGGTGGTGACCAGGAAGGGCCTCCTGCCCACCCGACTGCCCCCCCTGGAGCTGGCCCacgcccaccccaccccacaaacGTACAGCCCCAAGGATCAGATTTTGTGTAGAGAGAAATTACAGCCCTCACCGTCAATTAGTCATATTCAACTTTGTGTCTCCAATTTAAACTTGAGCAATGTTACTAAATAA